In one window of Methanolobus mangrovi DNA:
- a CDS encoding sodium:solute symporter family protein, with product MESYEIFLLLMAVYVLGLIGIGLYFTKRQKSVTDFWLAGRKIGSLGIGFSAASSWMTAGGILAVIGLYMVLGMGSIWSFVAPNILALLLIALLVGKIKHLPAITQPELLEQRFSSTLRGPVAIIIAIVMALFAVADIKGFSLVLSIFFGLEPIYAAAIVALAISVYVTLGGFSAVIWTDVVQFVMLATFSLIIALVVVNAATTGSADVPAISSSELFGDVSPGWWNPFIVGVPAVLIAIFAIIPGWITEQDPWQRIWAAKDEKSARIGMVLGSLLIFLVFGVACTVIAISLNHIYPSIPASFADIGMGAMAEAEPALLVYIVSNLSPIAIGLCAVGLAAAAMSSADTFATSGGSCLSRDIYQRYIKPDATMKQMMTINRISVLIIVALATVLSFYINSIIDVIHIATFIASASYFFPLMGGLYWKRATKEGALAGLVVGAIAQIGLTVIDLANTPAFAPAYLDTIHPVLSNHGVIVGMLLSGVAFFGVSLATKPSSTVNLAPFFADEAEKLEKEVMVVDETDPDYKKLLTTIEKEVTGDRAIVKLNLEASATINWAKFVNELKSIHPSWVTPTGRDSVYRLTKADMLACVSLTRGDNEREIWFASEPLAADLDLSTKEFLVAFKQVSEALRNIGLLMTLPTSDNY from the coding sequence ATGGAAAGTTATGAAATATTCTTGTTATTAATGGCAGTCTACGTACTTGGACTGATAGGTATAGGATTGTATTTTACCAAACGTCAGAAATCAGTAACTGACTTCTGGCTTGCCGGCCGTAAGATCGGTTCATTGGGTATTGGTTTTTCAGCAGCATCTTCGTGGATGACTGCAGGTGGTATATTAGCAGTTATTGGTCTTTACATGGTGCTTGGAATGGGTTCCATCTGGAGTTTTGTAGCTCCGAATATCCTGGCACTGCTGCTTATCGCCTTGCTTGTGGGAAAAATAAAGCACCTGCCTGCAATCACACAGCCAGAACTGCTGGAACAGAGGTTCAGCAGTACCCTGCGTGGTCCTGTTGCAATAATCATCGCAATCGTTATGGCCCTTTTCGCAGTTGCTGATATCAAGGGTTTCTCACTTGTACTTAGCATTTTCTTCGGTCTGGAACCTATCTACGCTGCAGCAATCGTGGCACTTGCCATTTCCGTGTATGTGACCCTTGGAGGTTTCTCAGCGGTAATATGGACCGATGTCGTGCAGTTTGTAATGCTTGCGACCTTCTCACTCATAATTGCTCTTGTAGTTGTTAATGCAGCTACAACAGGTTCTGCTGATGTTCCTGCTATAAGTTCATCCGAGCTTTTCGGTGACGTTTCTCCAGGATGGTGGAATCCGTTCATAGTTGGTGTTCCTGCTGTACTGATAGCTATCTTTGCCATCATACCAGGCTGGATCACAGAGCAGGACCCATGGCAGAGGATATGGGCTGCAAAGGATGAAAAATCCGCAAGGATCGGTATGGTGCTCGGTTCCTTACTTATCTTCCTTGTCTTCGGTGTTGCATGTACTGTTATCGCTATAAGTCTGAACCACATATATCCATCTATACCCGCTTCTTTTGCAGATATCGGAATGGGTGCAATGGCCGAGGCAGAACCTGCATTACTGGTCTACATAGTAAGCAACCTTTCACCAATAGCAATAGGTCTTTGTGCTGTTGGCCTTGCAGCAGCAGCAATGTCCTCAGCTGATACATTTGCAACATCAGGCGGTTCATGTCTCTCACGTGACATATACCAGAGATACATAAAACCTGACGCAACAATGAAGCAGATGATGACGATAAACAGGATCAGTGTATTGATTATCGTTGCACTGGCAACTGTGCTTTCGTTCTATATCAACAGTATCATCGATGTAATTCACATTGCAACCTTCATTGCCAGTGCATCATACTTCTTCCCGCTTATGGGCGGTTTGTACTGGAAACGTGCAACAAAGGAAGGTGCACTTGCAGGACTTGTTGTAGGTGCTATCGCACAGATAGGACTGACTGTTATTGATCTTGCAAACACCCCGGCATTCGCACCAGCATACCTGGATACAATTCACCCTGTGCTTTCAAACCACGGTGTCATTGTAGGAATGCTCCTTAGCGGAGTAGCCTTCTTCGGTGTATCCCTTGCAACAAAACCATCCAGTACTGTAAACCTGGCTCCTTTCTTTGCAGATGAAGCAGAGAAACTTGAGAAAGAGGTCATGGTAGTTGATGAAACCGATCCTGATTACAAGAAGCTTCTTACAACCATTGAAAAAGAAGTCACAGGCGACCGTGCAATTGTCAAATTGAATCTGGAGGCATCTGCAACTATCAACTGGGCTAAGTTCGTAAATGAGCTCAAATCCATCCACCCTTCCTGGGTAACACCAACAGGCAGAGATTCTGTCTACAGGCTGACAAAAGCTGATATGCTTGCATGTGTGTCACTTACAAGGGGAGATAACGAGAGGGAAATATGGTTTGCATCAGAACCACTGGCAGCTGACCTTGACCTGAGCACAAAGGAGTTCCTGGTTGCTTTCAAGCAGGTTTCAGAGGCACTCAGGAACATTGGCTTGCTGATGACCCTGCCAACCAGTGACAACTACTGA